The Trichoplusia ni isolate ovarian cell line Hi5 chromosome 10, tn1, whole genome shotgun sequence genome window below encodes:
- the LOC113498009 gene encoding latrophilin Cirl isoform X6 — MTGQPNLDPFLEPSSNPVTTRKKSLQDLKYLLEDRGYKRRNLKEDERNSNSFDNNSEESSLVCEKLCRGRWCFSRFKTIVFLLLMFVIVNNVHARSSEPRYETAYACEGKTLKIGCREGSVINLIRANYGRFSITICNDHGNTDWSVNCMSTKSLRVLHSRCSMHQNCSILASTNMFGDPCPNTLKYLEAHYQCVPASTTSTTNRPSPPWLITSQPTVWRSTQPPIPKNPVQTQQNERKKPTVITPPTFRPHITLPPEVKLGDVASKKTTTRQPDSSSEREPPQNPRESIPDVKEEVPKVVAVEHGPKMDKPMKEDEPSVTEGTPEWPSKDEDSEPTPSIHLPKDNRPDTDIVDEYDRVFSTSATPNLGRRAYCPQVSARGLHWNWTAAGSYAVQPCPGGATGLARWKCTLTPQQYTEEERPRRRPGLPSGENYHDLGLDQPNDRQMQLIRRLGSEALLKGRDGDSPEHIIDYRGGGGLSDSQASHNQLNNDFVYTDAIPEWHGATPDLSECRSVWLNSLEARVREGESLLSISNDLAQVTSSKTLYGGDMMTTTSIMKKLAQRMSQNVQTFPDPRQREAIVTDMLLGVIKTGSNLLEVGQRSSWADLSSEAQSRAASALLTQLEENAFLLADAVTKEKTILQIVKNICLSVRVLEVKNVEDETFPSTIAQEQWKGSEDTITIPKAALLDNRQNDLVRIVFFAFDRLEEILPPTFGKTPRFLSSFQADSGTSSSTSINSEKEKRNVTRVLNSKVISASLGNGRHIQLSQMVQVTMKHLKTENVTNPACVFWDYTLHGWSPEGCQVEWSNSSHTGCACSHLTNFAILMDVHGVPLSAGHELALQTLTYIGCGISTVALAAAIIVFMCFKNGKQTDRALIHKNLCACLLVAEIVFLAGIDKTQNRIFCGVVAGLLHYFFLAAFAWMFLEGFHLYAMLVEVFEPEQARGRWYCSLAYLAPALVVLVSAAVYPAGYGTDTHCWLTTDRWFIMSFVGPVILVLVANWICLIMVIYMMCTHSTVSLKAKDDAKLYKMKVWLKSSLVLAFLLGLTWTFGLLYLSEQTVAMAYAFTILNSLQGLVIFIFHCLQNDKFRNECARIGRRHPWLSCCLHFTGQPSETLQHNNGPTATSSNHMDTRQGSVKSRRYHQSAADVDDVVDPRDVTQSTASTSGLPAASASTTNNLIIKTLNVVVNNNNHNNNNVVNNAAVASLAAAAAAHSYHSNRNRRTSQENQNFGPSSNFGPSLNATAANFGHNIPEREPPAPMTQLRSPINPGSGRYPHGYRQNGQQEHFF, encoded by the exons AACCACGGTACGAAACAGCGTATGCGTGTGAAGGCAAAACCCTGAAGATCGGCTGCAGAGAAGGATCCGTGATCAACCTCATCAGAGCAAACTACGGAAGGTTCTCCATAACTATATGCAACGACCATGGGAATACAGATTGGAGTGTCAACTGCATGTCTACGAAGAGCTTAAGGGTTTTACACAGCAG GTGTAGCATGCATCAGAATTGCAGTATACTGGCCAGTACGAATATGTTTGGAGATCCGTGTCCCAACACGCTGAAATACTTAGAAGCTCATTATCAATGTGTGCCTG CTTCAACGACCAGCACAACCAACCGACCATCACCACCGTGGCTGATCACCTCCCAGCCCACAGTGTGGAGGTCGACCCAGCCTCCGATCCCCAAGAACCCGGTTCAGACCCAGCAGAACGAACGGAAGAAGCCCACAGTCATCACCCCTCCGACCTTCAGGCCTCATATCACTCTACCACCAGAGGTCAAACTTGGTGATGTTGCTTCTAAG AAGACCACGACCAGACAGCCAGACTCTTCATCAGAGAGAGAACCACCACAAAACCCTCGGGAGAGCATACCTGATGTCAAGGAAGAGGTTCCTAAGGTTGTGGCAGTGGAACATGGTCCCAAGATGGATAAACCGATGAAGGAGGATGAACCAA GTGTTACTGAGGGTACTCCTGAATGGCCTTCCAAGGATGAAGACTCGGAGCCAACTCCTTCAATCCACCTTCCGAAGGACAACAGACCTGATACTGACATAGTGGATGAATACGACAgagtatttt CGACCAGCGCAACCCCGAACCTGGGTCGACGCGCGTACTGCCCGCAGGTGAGCGCGCGCGGCCTGCACTGGAACTGGACTGCCGCTGGCTCGTACGCCGTGCAGCCCTGTCCGGGCGGAGCCACGGGGCTCGCTAGGTGGAA ATGCACCCTAACTCCTCAGCAGTACACAGAAGAAGAACGTCCTCGACGTCGGCCAGGGCTACCTTCAGGAGAGAACTACCACGACTTAGGTCTAGACCAGCCCAACGACAGGCAGATGCAGCTGATAAGACGACTTGGATCTGAAGCTCTGCTCAAAG GTCGTGATGGGGACTCACCAGAGCATATTATCGACTACCGCGGCGGTGGCGGGCTCTCCGACTCACAGGCCAGCCATAACCAACTCAATAACGATTTTGTATACA CCGACGCGATACCAGAATGGCACGGAGCGACTCCAGACTTAAGTGAGTGCCGCTCAGTCTGGCTGAACAGCCTCGAAGCGAGGGTTCGAGAAGGAGAATCCTTGCTCAGCATCAGCAATGATTTGGCACAG GTGACCTCATCCAAGACCCTGTATGGCGGAGACATGATGACCACAACCAGTATTATGAAGAAGCTTGCTCAGAGAATGTCGCAAAACGTCCAAACATTCCCGGATCCGAGGCAACGAGAAGCGATCGTTACCGATATGTTGCTTGGAGTCATTAAAACTG GATCGAATCTTCTAGAAGTTGGCCAGCGGTCTTCCTGGGCTGACCTTAGTTCAGAGGCACAGAGCAGAGCTGCCAGTGCGCTGTTGACACAGTTAGAAGAAAACGCTTTCCTGCTAGCAGATGCTGTTACTAAGGAGAAAACTATTCTGCAGATTGTTAagaatattt GTCTATCAGTGAGGGTTTTAGAAGTCAAGAACGTGGAAGACGAGACCTTCCCCTCCACCATCGCTCAGGAACAATGGAAAGGATCGGAAGACACCATCACTATCCCCAAAGCAGCTTTACTTg ATAATCGTCAGAACGACCTGGTCCGCATCGTATTCTTCGCGTTCGACCGTCTCGAGGAGATCCTGCCACCGACCTTCGGGAAGACCCCTCGGTTCCTTTCATCATTCCAAGCTGACAGCGGCACTTCTTCTTCAACAAGCATTAATTCTGAAAAAGAGAAGAGAAACGTTACTAGGGTGTTGAATTCTAAG GTTATATCAGCGAGTTTGGGTAATGGGCGTCACATACAACTTTCCCAAATGGTTCAAGTTACTATGAAGCATCTCAAAACCGAAAACGTCACGAACCCCGCCTGTGTCTTCTGGGATTATACATTGCA CGGCTGGTCTCCCGAAGGCTGCCAAGTCGAGTGGTCTAACTCCAGTCACACCGGCTGCGCCTGCTCTCACCTCACAAACTTTGCGATCCTCATGGATGTCCACGGAGTGCCGCTCAGTGCTGGGCATGAGCTGGCCTTGCAGACCTTAACGTATATAGGCTGTGGGATCTCGACTGTCGCGTTGGCAGCTGCTATCATCGTCTTCATGTGCTTCAAGAATGGGAAG CAAACAGACCGTGCCCTCATCCACAAGAACCTCTGCGCGTGCCTCCTAGTCGCGGAGATCGTGTTCCTCGCTGGTATCGACAAGACTCAGAACAGGATATTCTGCGGCGTTGTCGCTGGGCTCCTGCACTATTTCTTCTTGGCTGCTTTCGCTTGGATGTTCCTTGAAG GCTTCCACCTATACGCGATGCTGGTGGAAGTGTTCGAGCCGGAGCAGGCCCGCGGGCGCTGGTACTGCTCGCTGGCGTACCTGGCGCCGGCGCTGGTGGTGCTGGTGTCGGCCGCCGTGTACCCCGCCGGCTACGGGACCGACACGCACTGCTGGCTCACCACAGACCGCTGGTTCATCATGAGCTTCGTGGGGCCTGTTATATTGGTGCTCGTG GCGAACTGGATTTGTCTGATCATGGTGATCTACATGATGTGCACGCACTCCACCGTGTCTCTCAAGGCTAAGGACGACGCTAAGCTGTACAAAATGAA GGTTTGGCTGAAGAGCTCGCTAGTACTTGCCTTCCTGCTCGGCCTGACCTGGACCTTCGGGCTGCTGTACCTGAGCGAGCAGACCGTCGCCATGGCCTATGCCTTCACCATCCTCAACTCGCTTCAAGGACTTGTTATCTTCATCTTCCATTGTTTGCAGAATGATAAG TTCCGAAATGAATGCGCTCGCATCGGCCGCCGCCACCCGTGGCTGTCCTGCTGCCTGCACTTCACCGGGCAACCCTCAGAGACCCTGCAGCACAACAACGGCCCCACAGCCACCTCCTCCAACCACATGGACACCAGGCAAGGGTCCGTCAAGAGCAGGAGGTACCACCAGAGCGCTGCTGATGTCGATGACGTGGTCGATCCGAGAGATGTCACG CAGAGCACGGCAAGCACGTCAGGGTTGCCAGCGGCCTCAGCGTCAACCACAAACAACCTAATAATCAAGACATTAAACGTAGTTGTCAACAACAACAACCACAACAATAACAATGTTGTCAACAACGCCGCTGTCGCATCCCTAGCGGCAGCAGCCGCCGCCCACAGTTACCATTCAAACAGAAATAGACGGACTTCCCAAGAGAATCAAAATTTCGGGCCGTCATCTAACTTTGGGCCTAGTTTAAACGCGACAGCGGCTAATTTCGGACATAATATACCTGAGAGAGAACCCCCGGCCCCCATGACGCAACTTAGGAGCCCCATCAACCCCGGCAGCGGCAGATACCCCCACGGATACCGCCAGAATGGCCAGCAAG
- the LOC113498009 gene encoding latrophilin Cirl isoform X5, with amino-acid sequence MTGQPNLDPFLEPSSNPVTTRKKSLQDLKYLLEDRGYKRRNLKEDERNSNSFDNNSEESSLVCEKLCRGRWCFSRFKTIVFLLLMFVIVNNVHARSSEPRYETAYACEGKTLKIGCREGSVINLIRANYGRFSITICNDHGNTDWSVNCMSTKSLRVLHSRCSMHQNCSILASTNMFGDPCPNTLKYLEAHYQCVPASTTSTTNRPSPPWLITSQPTVWRSTQPPIPKNPVQTQQNERKKPTVITPPTFRPHITLPPEVKLGDVASKKTTTRQPDSSSEREPPQNPRESIPDVKEEVPKVVAVEHGPKMDKPMKEDEPSVTEGTPEWPSKDEDSEPTPSIHLPKDNRPDTDIVDEYDRVFSTSATPNLGRRAYCPQVSARGLHWNWTAAGSYAVQPCPGGATGLARWKCTLTPQQYTEEERPRRRPGLPSGENYHDLGLDQPNDRQMQLIRRLGSEALLKGRDGDSPEHIIDYRGGGGLSDSQASHNQLNNDFVYTDAIPEWHGATPDLSECRSVWLNSLEARVREGESLLSISNDLAQVTSSKTLYGGDMMTTTSIMKKLAQRMSQNVQTFPDPRQREAIVTDMLLGVIKTGSNLLEVGQRSSWADLSSEAQSRAASALLTQLEENAFLLADAVTKEKTILQIVKNICLSVRVLEVKNVEDETFPSTIAQEQWKGSEDTITIPKAALLDNRQNDLVRIVFFAFDRLEEILPPTFGKTPRFLSSFQADSGTSSSTSINSEKEKRNVTRVLNSKVISASLGNGRHIQLSQMVQVTMKHLKTENVTNPACVFWDYTLHGWSPEGCQVEWSNSSHTGCACSHLTNFAILMDVHGVPLSAGHELALQTLTYIGCGISTVALAAAIIVFMCFKNGKQTDRALIHKNLCACLLVAEIVFLAGIDKTQNRIFCGVVAGLLHYFFLAAFAWMFLEGFHLYAMLVEVFEPEQARGRWYCSLAYLAPALVVLVSAAVYPAGYGTDTHCWLTTDRWFIMSFVGPVILVLVANWICLIMVIYMMCTHSTVSLKAKDDAKLYKMKVWLKSSLVLAFLLGLTWTFGLLYLSEQTVAMAYAFTILNSLQGLVIFIFHCLQNDKFRNECARIGRRHPWLSCCLHFTGQPSETLQHNNGPTATSSNHMDTRQGSVKSRRYHQSAADVDDVVDPRDVTQSTASTSGLPAASASTTNNLIIKTLNVVVNNNNHNNNNVVNNAAVASLAAAAAAHSYHSNRNRRTSQENQNFGPSSNFGPSLNATAANFGHNIPEREPPAPMTQLRSPINPGSGRYPHGYRQNGQQGAYAFH; translated from the exons AACCACGGTACGAAACAGCGTATGCGTGTGAAGGCAAAACCCTGAAGATCGGCTGCAGAGAAGGATCCGTGATCAACCTCATCAGAGCAAACTACGGAAGGTTCTCCATAACTATATGCAACGACCATGGGAATACAGATTGGAGTGTCAACTGCATGTCTACGAAGAGCTTAAGGGTTTTACACAGCAG GTGTAGCATGCATCAGAATTGCAGTATACTGGCCAGTACGAATATGTTTGGAGATCCGTGTCCCAACACGCTGAAATACTTAGAAGCTCATTATCAATGTGTGCCTG CTTCAACGACCAGCACAACCAACCGACCATCACCACCGTGGCTGATCACCTCCCAGCCCACAGTGTGGAGGTCGACCCAGCCTCCGATCCCCAAGAACCCGGTTCAGACCCAGCAGAACGAACGGAAGAAGCCCACAGTCATCACCCCTCCGACCTTCAGGCCTCATATCACTCTACCACCAGAGGTCAAACTTGGTGATGTTGCTTCTAAG AAGACCACGACCAGACAGCCAGACTCTTCATCAGAGAGAGAACCACCACAAAACCCTCGGGAGAGCATACCTGATGTCAAGGAAGAGGTTCCTAAGGTTGTGGCAGTGGAACATGGTCCCAAGATGGATAAACCGATGAAGGAGGATGAACCAA GTGTTACTGAGGGTACTCCTGAATGGCCTTCCAAGGATGAAGACTCGGAGCCAACTCCTTCAATCCACCTTCCGAAGGACAACAGACCTGATACTGACATAGTGGATGAATACGACAgagtatttt CGACCAGCGCAACCCCGAACCTGGGTCGACGCGCGTACTGCCCGCAGGTGAGCGCGCGCGGCCTGCACTGGAACTGGACTGCCGCTGGCTCGTACGCCGTGCAGCCCTGTCCGGGCGGAGCCACGGGGCTCGCTAGGTGGAA ATGCACCCTAACTCCTCAGCAGTACACAGAAGAAGAACGTCCTCGACGTCGGCCAGGGCTACCTTCAGGAGAGAACTACCACGACTTAGGTCTAGACCAGCCCAACGACAGGCAGATGCAGCTGATAAGACGACTTGGATCTGAAGCTCTGCTCAAAG GTCGTGATGGGGACTCACCAGAGCATATTATCGACTACCGCGGCGGTGGCGGGCTCTCCGACTCACAGGCCAGCCATAACCAACTCAATAACGATTTTGTATACA CCGACGCGATACCAGAATGGCACGGAGCGACTCCAGACTTAAGTGAGTGCCGCTCAGTCTGGCTGAACAGCCTCGAAGCGAGGGTTCGAGAAGGAGAATCCTTGCTCAGCATCAGCAATGATTTGGCACAG GTGACCTCATCCAAGACCCTGTATGGCGGAGACATGATGACCACAACCAGTATTATGAAGAAGCTTGCTCAGAGAATGTCGCAAAACGTCCAAACATTCCCGGATCCGAGGCAACGAGAAGCGATCGTTACCGATATGTTGCTTGGAGTCATTAAAACTG GATCGAATCTTCTAGAAGTTGGCCAGCGGTCTTCCTGGGCTGACCTTAGTTCAGAGGCACAGAGCAGAGCTGCCAGTGCGCTGTTGACACAGTTAGAAGAAAACGCTTTCCTGCTAGCAGATGCTGTTACTAAGGAGAAAACTATTCTGCAGATTGTTAagaatattt GTCTATCAGTGAGGGTTTTAGAAGTCAAGAACGTGGAAGACGAGACCTTCCCCTCCACCATCGCTCAGGAACAATGGAAAGGATCGGAAGACACCATCACTATCCCCAAAGCAGCTTTACTTg ATAATCGTCAGAACGACCTGGTCCGCATCGTATTCTTCGCGTTCGACCGTCTCGAGGAGATCCTGCCACCGACCTTCGGGAAGACCCCTCGGTTCCTTTCATCATTCCAAGCTGACAGCGGCACTTCTTCTTCAACAAGCATTAATTCTGAAAAAGAGAAGAGAAACGTTACTAGGGTGTTGAATTCTAAG GTTATATCAGCGAGTTTGGGTAATGGGCGTCACATACAACTTTCCCAAATGGTTCAAGTTACTATGAAGCATCTCAAAACCGAAAACGTCACGAACCCCGCCTGTGTCTTCTGGGATTATACATTGCA CGGCTGGTCTCCCGAAGGCTGCCAAGTCGAGTGGTCTAACTCCAGTCACACCGGCTGCGCCTGCTCTCACCTCACAAACTTTGCGATCCTCATGGATGTCCACGGAGTGCCGCTCAGTGCTGGGCATGAGCTGGCCTTGCAGACCTTAACGTATATAGGCTGTGGGATCTCGACTGTCGCGTTGGCAGCTGCTATCATCGTCTTCATGTGCTTCAAGAATGGGAAG CAAACAGACCGTGCCCTCATCCACAAGAACCTCTGCGCGTGCCTCCTAGTCGCGGAGATCGTGTTCCTCGCTGGTATCGACAAGACTCAGAACAGGATATTCTGCGGCGTTGTCGCTGGGCTCCTGCACTATTTCTTCTTGGCTGCTTTCGCTTGGATGTTCCTTGAAG GCTTCCACCTATACGCGATGCTGGTGGAAGTGTTCGAGCCGGAGCAGGCCCGCGGGCGCTGGTACTGCTCGCTGGCGTACCTGGCGCCGGCGCTGGTGGTGCTGGTGTCGGCCGCCGTGTACCCCGCCGGCTACGGGACCGACACGCACTGCTGGCTCACCACAGACCGCTGGTTCATCATGAGCTTCGTGGGGCCTGTTATATTGGTGCTCGTG GCGAACTGGATTTGTCTGATCATGGTGATCTACATGATGTGCACGCACTCCACCGTGTCTCTCAAGGCTAAGGACGACGCTAAGCTGTACAAAATGAA GGTTTGGCTGAAGAGCTCGCTAGTACTTGCCTTCCTGCTCGGCCTGACCTGGACCTTCGGGCTGCTGTACCTGAGCGAGCAGACCGTCGCCATGGCCTATGCCTTCACCATCCTCAACTCGCTTCAAGGACTTGTTATCTTCATCTTCCATTGTTTGCAGAATGATAAG TTCCGAAATGAATGCGCTCGCATCGGCCGCCGCCACCCGTGGCTGTCCTGCTGCCTGCACTTCACCGGGCAACCCTCAGAGACCCTGCAGCACAACAACGGCCCCACAGCCACCTCCTCCAACCACATGGACACCAGGCAAGGGTCCGTCAAGAGCAGGAGGTACCACCAGAGCGCTGCTGATGTCGATGACGTGGTCGATCCGAGAGATGTCACG CAGAGCACGGCAAGCACGTCAGGGTTGCCAGCGGCCTCAGCGTCAACCACAAACAACCTAATAATCAAGACATTAAACGTAGTTGTCAACAACAACAACCACAACAATAACAATGTTGTCAACAACGCCGCTGTCGCATCCCTAGCGGCAGCAGCCGCCGCCCACAGTTACCATTCAAACAGAAATAGACGGACTTCCCAAGAGAATCAAAATTTCGGGCCGTCATCTAACTTTGGGCCTAGTTTAAACGCGACAGCGGCTAATTTCGGACATAATATACCTGAGAGAGAACCCCCGGCCCCCATGACGCAACTTAGGAGCCCCATCAACCCCGGCAGCGGCAGATACCCCCACGGATACCGCCAGAATGGCCAGCAAGGTGCGTACGCATTCCATTGA